In a genomic window of Paroedura picta isolate Pp20150507F chromosome 14, Ppicta_v3.0, whole genome shotgun sequence:
- the SEC22B gene encoding vesicle-trafficking protein SEC22b has protein sequence MVLLTMIARVADGLPLAASMQEDEQSGRDLQQYQSHAKQLFRKLNEQSPTRCTLEAGAMAFHYIIEKGVCYLVLCEAAFPKKLAFAYLEDLHSEFDEQHGKKVPTVSRPYSFIEFDTYIQKTKKLYIDSRARRNLSSINTELQDVQRIMVANIEEVLQRGEALSALDSKANNLSSLSKKYRQDAKYLNMRSTYAKLAAVAVFFIMLIVYVRFWWL, from the exons ATGGTGCTCCTCACGATGATCGCGCGGGTGGCGGACGGGCTGCCTCTGGCGGCCTCCATGCAGGAGGACGAGCAG TCAGGCCGTGACTTGCAGCAGTACCAGAGCCATGCCAAGCAGTTGTTCCGGAAGCTCAATGAGCAATCTCCCACCCGGTGCACCTTGGAAGCAGGAGCCATGGCTTTTCA TTATATCATTGAGAAAGGAGTATGTTATCTGGTTCTGTGTGAAGCTGCCTTCCCCAAAAAACTGGCATTTGCTTACCTGGAGGATTTGCATTCAGAGTTTGATGAACAGCATGGAAAGAAGGTGCCCACAGTGTCGAGACCGTATTCTTTCATTGAATTTG ACACATACATCCAGAAAACCAAGAAACTTTATATAGACAGTCGCGCAAGAAGAAACCTGAGCTCCATCAACACAGAGTTACAGGATGTGCAGAGGATCATGGTCGCCAACATTGAGGAAGTCTTACAGCGAGGCGAGGCACTTTCAG CTTTAGATTCCAAGGCCAACAACCTGTCCAGTTTGTCCAAGAAATATCGTCAGGATGCCAAGTATCTGAACATGCGCTCCACCTACGCCAAGCTTGCTGCTGTCGCTGTGTTTTTTATCATGCTGATTGTCTACGTGCGGTTCTGGTGGCTGTAA